A part of Prevotella melaninogenica genomic DNA contains:
- a CDS encoding S-ribosylhomocysteine lyase, producing MNSELNKIPSFTIDHERLLRGIYVSRKDEVGGETVTTFDIRMKEPNREPVLHVGAIHAIEHLAATFLRNDDEWKDRVIYWGPMGCLTGNYLILRGDLESKEIVDLMRRTFQFVADFEGEIPGAAPRDCGNYLLHDLPMAKWESRKFLTEVLDNITDANLVYPEK from the coding sequence ATGAATTCTGAATTAAACAAGATTCCTTCCTTTACCATTGACCACGAGCGTTTGCTGCGTGGCATTTATGTGAGTCGTAAGGACGAAGTGGGTGGCGAGACCGTTACCACCTTCGACATCCGTATGAAAGAACCAAATCGTGAGCCAGTGTTGCACGTCGGTGCTATCCACGCTATTGAACATTTGGCTGCCACCTTCCTCCGTAATGATGACGAGTGGAAAGATCGTGTTATCTATTGGGGTCCAATGGGCTGTCTGACTGGTAACTACCTCATCCTTCGTGGCGACCTTGAGTCGAAAGAGATTGTCGACCTCATGCGCCGCACCTTCCAATTCGTTGCCGACTTCGAGGGTGAAATCCCTGGTGCTGCTCCACGCGACTGTGGTAACTACCTGCTCCACGACCTGCCTATGGCGAAGTGGGAGTCACGTAAGTTCCTCACCGAGGTGCTGGACAATATCACCGATGCCAACCTCGTTTATCCGGAGAAGTAG
- a CDS encoding 5'-methylthioadenosine/adenosylhomocysteine nucleosidase: protein MKIGIIVAMDKEFEQLKAILSNTETEHFNHKDFVTGRLGEKEIILQQCGIGKVNSTIGAVEMINHYHPDLVISSGCAGGADTSLEVTDVVVATECAYHDAYCGDEVAFGQIIGMPARFKAPAELIEKALSLNNLPDCKDLHVKAGLTVSGEWFVNSREKMQEIMNHFPEATAVDMESCSIAQVCHIYQTPFVSFRVISDVPLKDNKASQYYDFWERIANGSFEVTKQFINLIQNS from the coding sequence ATGAAAATAGGAATCATCGTTGCAATGGACAAAGAGTTCGAGCAACTTAAAGCAATTCTTTCCAATACCGAGACGGAGCATTTCAACCATAAAGACTTCGTTACGGGACGGTTGGGAGAGAAGGAAATCATTCTGCAGCAGTGCGGTATTGGTAAGGTTAACTCTACCATCGGTGCGGTGGAGATGATAAACCATTACCATCCCGACCTTGTTATCTCAAGTGGTTGTGCTGGTGGTGCTGACACTTCATTGGAAGTTACTGATGTGGTGGTGGCAACAGAGTGTGCGTATCATGATGCCTACTGTGGTGATGAGGTGGCTTTCGGTCAGATTATCGGTATGCCTGCTCGCTTCAAGGCTCCTGCTGAGCTGATTGAAAAGGCATTGTCGTTGAATAACTTGCCTGATTGTAAGGACCTGCATGTCAAGGCGGGACTGACAGTTAGTGGCGAATGGTTTGTCAACTCACGTGAGAAGATGCAAGAGATAATGAACCACTTCCCTGAGGCAACAGCTGTTGACATGGAGAGTTGTTCTATTGCGCAGGTCTGCCATATCTATCAAACACCTTTCGTTTCCTTCCGAGTTATCAGCGATGTTCCGCTCAAAGACAACAAAGCCAGCCAGTACTATGACTTCTGGGAGCGTATCGCCAACGGCAGCTTTGAGGTAACGAAACAATTTATTAATTTAATTCAGAATTCATAA
- a CDS encoding YfhO family protein, protein MKTWKRFLPDVVVVVLFAVISFAYFFVPVTQGKILYRHDASAGVGSAQEMTEFQNRTGEATRWTNAIFGGMPTYQMSPSYQSTDGLSQVMNAYHLWLPENVWFLFVYLLGFYILLRAFDFRQSLAALGSIMWAFSSYFLIIIAAGHLWKVMALAYLPPMIAGVVLAYRGRYLSGFIVTAIFTAFEVKANHVQMTYYYLFIILFMVIGYLVQAVREKQLAGFLKASGVLAVAALIGVAINLSSLYHTWQYQKESMRGKSELLKADGANQTSSGLDRDYITQWSYGIDETMTLLVPDAKGGASVPLSQSSTAMSKVDPQIQSMIPQLYDAFPQYFGTQPGTSGPVYVGAFVLFLFILGLFLVKGTTKWALLAATILSVLLSWGHNFMGFTNFFLDYIPMYAKFRTVASILVIAEFTIPLLAALTLKRLIEEPELLGQKMKYAYISLALTAGVAVLVAVFPDMMGPFISDQERQMINSIQGMDGNTAGTILANISAMRAAMVSSDAWRSVIIILIGFALLFVYKMKKLRADYMIAALLVLSLVDMWQVDKRYLNDEMFVPKSERDMPQQPTAADLEINKDKSLNYRVLNFASNTFNENETSYFHKSIGGYHPAKLRRYQEMIDAYIAPEMQKTMQAIAAAGGNMQAVDGVKTFPVLNMLNTKYFILPLQGGTTAPIQNPYAQGNGWFVNKLTYVDDANAEYAEVGKIDVRHEAVADKKFEAALGQAKANDSTAIVKLDKYEPNNLQYTVNSKNGGVVVFSEIYYPGWTATVDGQPVELGRVNYILRAVSVKPGKHTVVLDFHPTSISTTETIAYISILILLLAIAGAGYMEWKKK, encoded by the coding sequence ATGAAAACTTGGAAAAGATTTCTACCCGACGTAGTGGTAGTTGTGTTGTTTGCGGTCATCTCGTTCGCTTACTTCTTCGTGCCGGTTACTCAGGGTAAGATTCTCTATCGCCACGATGCCTCAGCAGGTGTCGGTTCGGCACAGGAAATGACAGAGTTCCAGAACCGTACAGGTGAGGCAACACGCTGGACAAACGCCATCTTCGGTGGTATGCCTACCTATCAGATGTCGCCATCTTATCAGTCAACAGACGGACTTTCGCAGGTGATGAACGCTTATCACCTCTGGTTACCAGAGAATGTATGGTTCCTTTTTGTCTATCTCTTAGGTTTCTATATTCTGTTGAGAGCCTTCGACTTCCGCCAATCGTTGGCAGCCTTGGGTAGTATCATGTGGGCGTTCTCGTCCTACTTCCTAATCATCATTGCTGCCGGTCACCTCTGGAAAGTTATGGCTTTGGCTTATCTTCCACCGATGATTGCCGGTGTTGTCTTGGCTTATCGAGGACGTTATCTGTCGGGATTTATCGTGACAGCCATCTTCACAGCCTTTGAAGTAAAGGCGAATCACGTGCAGATGACTTATTATTATCTGTTTATCATCCTCTTTATGGTCATTGGCTATCTCGTGCAAGCCGTTCGTGAGAAGCAACTTGCAGGCTTCCTCAAGGCTTCGGGTGTATTGGCAGTAGCGGCATTGATTGGCGTTGCCATCAATCTCTCAAGCCTTTACCACACATGGCAGTATCAGAAAGAGAGTATGCGTGGCAAGAGCGAGTTGCTGAAAGCTGATGGCGCGAACCAGACAAGTTCAGGACTTGATCGCGACTATATCACTCAGTGGAGTTATGGCATTGATGAGACGATGACCTTACTCGTCCCTGATGCAAAGGGTGGAGCAAGTGTTCCATTAAGCCAAAGCAGTACGGCTATGTCGAAGGTTGACCCACAGATACAGTCAATGATTCCACAGCTCTACGATGCTTTCCCACAGTATTTCGGCACACAGCCGGGTACGAGCGGTCCTGTTTACGTAGGAGCATTCGTCCTCTTCCTCTTTATCTTAGGACTTTTCTTGGTAAAAGGCACTACGAAGTGGGCATTGTTGGCAGCTACAATATTATCCGTTCTCCTATCATGGGGACATAACTTCATGGGCTTCACCAACTTCTTCCTCGATTACATCCCAATGTATGCGAAGTTCCGAACGGTGGCAAGTATCCTTGTTATCGCTGAGTTCACCATCCCTCTCTTGGCAGCTCTGACCTTAAAGCGCCTTATTGAGGAGCCAGAACTCTTAGGACAGAAGATGAAGTATGCCTATATCAGCCTTGCCTTGACAGCGGGTGTGGCAGTCTTAGTAGCTGTATTCCCAGACATGATGGGTCCATTTATCAGCGATCAGGAACGCCAGATGATTAATAGTATTCAGGGCATGGACGGCAATACGGCAGGAACAATCCTCGCTAATATCTCCGCTATGCGTGCTGCAATGGTCAGCTCAGACGCTTGGCGTTCGGTTATTATCATCCTCATCGGCTTCGCTCTGCTCTTTGTTTATAAGATGAAGAAGCTGCGTGCCGACTATATGATAGCTGCTTTGTTAGTCCTTAGCCTCGTTGATATGTGGCAGGTCGACAAGCGTTACCTCAATGACGAGATGTTCGTACCAAAGAGTGAGCGCGATATGCCACAGCAGCCAACGGCAGCCGACCTTGAGATTAACAAGGACAAGAGCCTCAACTATCGTGTATTGAACTTCGCTTCTAACACGTTCAACGAGAACGAGACTTCTTACTTCCATAAGAGTATCGGTGGTTATCACCCCGCTAAGCTCCGTCGTTATCAAGAGATGATTGATGCTTACATCGCTCCAGAAATGCAGAAGACGATGCAGGCGATTGCTGCAGCAGGTGGTAATATGCAGGCGGTAGATGGCGTAAAAACCTTCCCAGTACTGAATATGCTGAACACGAAGTACTTTATCCTTCCACTGCAGGGTGGCACAACGGCACCAATACAGAACCCATATGCACAGGGCAACGGCTGGTTTGTTAACAAGCTCACCTATGTCGACGATGCCAACGCTGAATATGCTGAGGTGGGTAAGATTGACGTGCGCCATGAGGCAGTAGCCGATAAGAAGTTTGAGGCAGCTTTAGGTCAGGCGAAGGCGAACGACTCTACTGCAATCGTGAAGCTCGATAAGTATGAGCCTAACAACCTGCAATACACTGTCAACTCAAAGAATGGTGGTGTTGTCGTCTTTTCTGAGATCTACTATCCGGGTTGGACAGCAACCGTTGATGGTCAGCCAGTAGAGCTTGGACGTGTGAACTACATCCTCCGTGCTGTGAGCGTGAAGCCGGGTAAGCACACCGTAGTCCTCGACTTCCACCCAACAAGTATCTCTACTACTGAGACTATTGCTTACATTTCTATCCTTATTCTCCTCTTGGCGATTGCAGGAGCAGGGTATATGGAGTGGAAGAAGAAGTAA
- a CDS encoding RNA-binding domain-containing protein, which yields MKMEENLYNMQEISSYREGNRLEAKKAKGGIPNSMWETYSSFANTDGGIILLGVDEKKDGSFEVSGVQNADQMLKDFWNMVNNRQKINVNLLVEKDVTVEDYEGKKIISIRVPRADRYLRPVYVGQDPMSGSYRRNGEGDYHCSHEEVSAMYRDAYQLTQDRKLLKHRDMKVFCMDTVHSYRNIFNISHINHVWSKLDDEEFLGKIGAIGYDADEGKFYPTTAGLLMFGYENEILSEYPQYFLDYQDHRDPSIRWVDRLASSTGEWSGNVFDFFFAVANKLSHDLPRPFKLEGMMRVDDTPLHKAVREALLNTLVNADYYGRRGVVIKKYPDGYTFENPGDFRIGVKEAMSGGVSDPRNAILFKMFALIDLGERAGSGIPTIIDGWKSSYGEQPTWEDTHNPDRTILRLHCKNLSEVLFEKASGKDTVTEDTGDKTMDISAINPETGDKSAINNNSGNKKDNQTATNAEISDKTGDKMQMILDYIAKNGEVKTSDIMQAFGLKSSQSRYYLSSLVEQGLIEACGSNKNRTYKAK from the coding sequence ATGAAGATGGAAGAGAACCTTTATAACATGCAAGAAATCAGTTCATACAGGGAGGGAAACCGACTGGAAGCTAAGAAGGCAAAAGGAGGTATCCCTAACTCGATGTGGGAGACATATTCTTCTTTTGCTAATACCGATGGTGGTATTATACTGCTTGGTGTTGACGAAAAGAAAGATGGCTCTTTTGAAGTGTCGGGTGTGCAGAATGCTGACCAAATGCTGAAGGATTTTTGGAATATGGTCAACAACCGCCAGAAAATCAATGTCAATCTTCTTGTTGAAAAGGATGTGACGGTAGAGGACTACGAAGGCAAGAAAATAATCTCTATTCGTGTGCCTCGTGCCGACCGATACCTTCGTCCTGTCTATGTCGGTCAAGACCCGATGTCCGGCTCATACCGGCGCAACGGTGAAGGCGATTACCATTGCTCTCACGAGGAGGTATCGGCCATGTATCGGGATGCTTATCAACTGACCCAAGACCGTAAATTGCTCAAACACCGCGATATGAAAGTGTTCTGCATGGACACAGTGCATAGCTATCGGAATATTTTTAATATTTCTCATATCAATCACGTTTGGTCGAAACTGGATGATGAAGAATTTCTTGGTAAAATAGGAGCCATTGGTTACGATGCAGATGAAGGTAAGTTTTATCCTACAACGGCAGGATTATTGATGTTTGGGTATGAAAACGAGATTCTCTCAGAATATCCTCAATATTTCCTCGACTATCAAGACCATCGAGATCCGAGCATCCGTTGGGTGGACAGACTGGCTTCTTCAACGGGCGAATGGAGTGGCAACGTATTCGATTTCTTCTTTGCCGTTGCTAACAAACTTAGCCACGACCTTCCTCGTCCTTTCAAGTTGGAGGGAATGATGCGAGTGGATGATACCCCACTTCATAAGGCCGTGCGCGAAGCATTATTGAACACGTTGGTTAATGCCGACTATTATGGCAGACGTGGGGTGGTCATCAAGAAATATCCTGATGGTTACACCTTCGAGAACCCGGGTGATTTCCGAATTGGTGTGAAGGAGGCCATGAGTGGTGGAGTTTCCGATCCACGCAACGCGATTCTCTTTAAGATGTTCGCACTAATAGACCTTGGAGAGCGCGCTGGTAGTGGCATCCCAACCATCATTGATGGCTGGAAATCGTCATATGGTGAGCAGCCAACATGGGAAGACACGCACAACCCTGACCGAACCATTTTGAGACTACATTGCAAAAACCTTTCGGAGGTGTTGTTTGAGAAGGCTTCCGGTAAAGATACTGTTACTGAAGATACTGGCGACAAAACAATGGACATATCGGCGATAAATCCAGAGACTGGCGATAAATCGGCGATAAATAACAATTCTGGTAATAAAAAAGATAACCAAACGGCGACAAATGCAGAAATTAGCGATAAAACCGGCGATAAAATGCAGATGATATTGGATTATATTGCGAAGAATGGAGAAGTCAAGACATCTGATATAATGCAAGCATTTGGATTGAAGTCATCGCAATCTCGTTAT
- a CDS encoding TonB-dependent receptor, whose product MNKHFLMAILWLCPLGLYAHKTTDTEATTLKSNAPVQRIIRGIDEDKTRQRFTLSGYVKDRNGEPLINATIYDLTTRQGTMTNAYGHFSLTLGEGWHEIRCSYVGYKTLVETIELTANQNHDIILQNEAQLDEVVVTTDLNSPLLKTQTGKISLSPKDIKTEYALLSSPDVIKTLQRTSGVSDGLELASGLYVHGGNSDENLFLLDGTPLYHTNHTLGLFSSFNADVVKNVDFYKSGFPARYGGRLSSVIDVRTADGDLYHTHGSYRIGLLDGAFHIEGPIRKGKTSYNFGLRRSWLDLLTRPAFAIMNSKRDSEDKINMSYFFHDLNFKLTNIFNDRSRMSLSVYSGEDRLDAKDESYYKNGYGYEDIDIYDNRFHWGNFNAALDWNYQFSPKLFANFTAVYTHNRSTVTSSDEWKVIRNEQVDQLTTSSHGYRSSIDDIGYRAAFDFRPNPRHHIRFGHDYTYHRFQPQTNNRFDSYKTDGTAKGDTIASHSYNKNVAHQLTFYAEDEMILNEQWSLNGGVNADVFHISGKTFSTLSPRLAMKFQPNDRLSFKASYTMMSQFVHKIANSFLDLPTDYWVPTTARLHPMRSWQVAAGAYMKPNKHWLLSLEAYYKRSSHILQYSSWAGLEPPAANWDYMVMEGDGRSYGVELDADYNIANLNLHGSYTLSWTEKKFNDFYDGWYYDKFDNRHKLTLTGRWNITKKIAAFAAWTFRTGNRMTIPTQYIPLPNVPAQTEGGLNFTSPDDNRLNFAYEQPNNVILPAYHRLDIGFDFRHTTKKGNERIWNLSFYNAYCHLNSMWVRVKINSNNQMKIKNMAFIPVIPSFSYTFKF is encoded by the coding sequence ATGAATAAACATTTCTTAATGGCTATCTTATGGCTCTGCCCTTTGGGTTTGTATGCACATAAGACTACTGATACTGAGGCTACTACTTTGAAAAGTAATGCGCCTGTACAAAGAATAATTCGGGGTATTGATGAGGACAAAACACGACAGCGTTTTACACTCAGTGGATATGTGAAAGACCGTAATGGTGAACCACTTATCAATGCAACAATCTACGACCTCACCACACGGCAGGGTACGATGACCAATGCCTACGGACATTTCTCGCTCACATTAGGCGAAGGATGGCACGAAATCAGATGTAGCTACGTAGGCTATAAGACCCTTGTCGAAACCATAGAACTTACTGCCAATCAGAACCATGACATCATTCTTCAGAACGAAGCACAGTTAGATGAAGTGGTGGTGACAACCGACCTTAACTCGCCTTTGCTGAAAACGCAGACTGGTAAGATTTCTCTTTCACCGAAAGATATTAAGACAGAATACGCATTGTTAAGTAGTCCAGACGTTATCAAGACTTTGCAGCGTACGAGCGGTGTGTCAGACGGATTGGAACTTGCCAGCGGACTCTACGTACACGGTGGAAACAGCGACGAAAACCTCTTCCTCCTCGATGGTACACCACTCTATCATACCAATCACACCTTAGGTCTTTTCTCTTCGTTCAATGCGGATGTAGTGAAGAATGTCGACTTCTATAAGAGTGGATTCCCTGCACGCTATGGCGGTCGTTTGTCGAGTGTCATCGACGTGCGTACGGCCGATGGCGACCTCTATCACACCCACGGCAGCTATCGTATCGGTCTGCTCGATGGCGCTTTCCACATAGAAGGACCAATCAGAAAGGGCAAGACATCCTATAACTTCGGCTTGCGCCGTAGCTGGTTAGACCTCTTGACTCGCCCTGCTTTTGCGATTATGAACAGCAAGAGAGACAGCGAGGACAAGATAAATATGTCTTATTTCTTCCACGACTTAAACTTTAAGCTGACCAATATCTTCAACGACCGCTCACGTATGTCGCTGAGTGTCTATTCGGGTGAAGACCGATTGGATGCAAAAGACGAGTCGTATTACAAAAATGGTTATGGTTATGAAGATATAGATATTTATGATAATCGCTTCCACTGGGGCAACTTCAATGCTGCACTCGACTGGAATTACCAGTTCTCACCGAAGCTCTTTGCTAACTTCACAGCCGTCTACACGCACAATCGTTCAACGGTAACGAGTTCGGACGAATGGAAAGTGATTAGAAATGAGCAGGTAGACCAGCTGACGACAAGCTCACATGGCTATCGTTCCTCTATTGATGACATCGGCTATCGTGCTGCTTTCGACTTCCGTCCGAATCCACGTCATCACATTCGTTTCGGTCATGACTATACTTATCACCGCTTCCAGCCACAGACCAACAACCGCTTTGACAGCTATAAGACCGATGGTACTGCAAAGGGTGACACCATTGCCAGCCACAGTTATAACAAGAATGTGGCGCATCAGTTGACCTTCTATGCCGAAGACGAGATGATACTCAACGAGCAATGGAGCCTCAACGGTGGTGTGAATGCAGATGTCTTCCATATCAGCGGTAAGACCTTCTCAACATTGAGTCCACGTCTGGCGATGAAATTCCAGCCAAACGACCGTCTTTCTTTCAAGGCAAGCTACACAATGATGAGTCAGTTTGTGCATAAGATTGCCAACTCTTTCCTCGACCTACCAACCGACTACTGGGTGCCAACGACTGCACGTCTACACCCAATGCGCTCTTGGCAGGTGGCTGCAGGAGCCTATATGAAACCTAACAAGCACTGGTTGCTCTCGTTGGAAGCTTATTACAAGCGTTCAAGTCATATCCTGCAGTATTCAAGTTGGGCAGGATTAGAGCCACCAGCTGCCAACTGGGACTACATGGTAATGGAGGGTGACGGTCGCTCTTACGGTGTTGAATTGGATGCTGATTACAACATTGCCAACCTCAATCTGCACGGTTCTTATACCCTCTCATGGACTGAAAAGAAGTTTAATGACTTCTACGATGGTTGGTACTATGATAAGTTTGACAACCGTCATAAGCTCACGCTCACTGGACGATGGAACATAACAAAGAAGATTGCAGCCTTTGCCGCATGGACTTTCCGCACCGGTAACCGCATGACTATCCCTACACAGTATATTCCACTGCCTAACGTTCCAGCCCAGACGGAGGGAGGATTGAACTTTACTTCGCCCGACGACAACCGTTTGAACTTTGCTTACGAACAGCCTAATAACGTTATCCTGCCGGCTTATCACCGTCTTGACATAGGCTTCGACTTCCGTCATACGACCAAGAAGGGCAATGAGCGCATTTGGAACCTCAGCTTCTATAATGCCTATTGCCATCTGAACTCTATGTGGGTGCGTGTGAAAATCAACAGCAATAACCAAATGAAGATTAAGAACATGGCGTTTATCCCTGTTATCCCATCGTTCAGTTATACATTTAAATTCTAA
- a CDS encoding outer membrane beta-barrel protein, translated as MKTFCTTLILLCLTVCISAQTLDNTITIEGRVQDFVTHVDVPGCLVEVLNANDSSVVASTKALEEYQSGEQSWKTSEYRITIPRKEGDYILRVTEDGFMPTYVKLPLHHFYKREISREVGTIFLKRPKTVDLNEVVVKATKVKFYHKGDTIVYNADAFQLGEGSMLDALIRQLPGAELSKDGRIYVNGKFVESLLLNGKDFFRGDNTVMLENLPTYMVNQVKVYDRLGENSRFLGQEVAGDKKYVMDVQLKKQYNIGWVGNVETGAGTKERYLARLFAMRFTDHSRLAVYGNINNLNDDRKPGENDNWSPSDLFGGLTQQQLGGLDYNIDARSGKYKLSGNAQVRHADNTIVNNTNRTNFLANGDTYDRMVANNRNHNFTFSTDHQFYFEFKNANLNIKPRFNYQYYNNKSGYSSLTLNRSFTSFSKAQLDSLYTPMIGRELIRTAINRNLRNGLSIGHSLEGSVSMESLIKFKHSPDHITLYADASLRHATEDSFDRNRIDYYTNGQQSNTDFRNRYFNNRPDHGYSMTGKVTYSYLVKRGLFFDFSYKYNRTTSNRYSSLYRLDQLADWGINSARELGTLPSVDAYNRVMDIHNSYDSRQTDNTHTLGAFLVWNKKTTKSEWWAQLVPNLSLLSRTMHYHSGNVDTTFTKRSILYNMYSTFIKWRSTDHKYEFMLQYHVDGQAPDMNLFVNILNTTDPLNVTMGNTNLKPSYKHELISHFLRIYPKKGMMWLIEAQYIPTVNAIAMGYTYDKATGQRTFRPDNVNGNWRGQLALGGAGPLTKNRKLDFKAMAGLRYEKSVDLIGLAGTSASNRSIVESVNYIGDLQLNYRLGQSSIGFISKGNWAHIDGTREDFEAFNVSDFNYGLTAQLQLPWDFRLGTDLTMYNRRGYLDKSMNSDDLVWNARLSRSFFKGQLTLLLDGFDILGQLNNVTRTMNAQGITETYSNVIPRYVMLHAVYHFNIIPKKK; from the coding sequence ATGAAAACCTTTTGTACAACTTTAATTTTGTTATGCCTTACTGTCTGCATATCAGCACAAACTTTAGACAATACTATTACCATTGAAGGTAGAGTGCAAGACTTTGTTACTCATGTAGATGTCCCTGGTTGCTTAGTTGAAGTGCTAAATGCTAATGACAGCTCAGTCGTTGCTTCAACGAAGGCTCTTGAAGAATATCAGAGTGGCGAACAGAGCTGGAAAACATCTGAATATAGGATAACGATTCCACGTAAGGAGGGTGATTATATCCTTCGCGTTACCGAAGATGGTTTTATGCCTACCTACGTAAAGCTCCCACTGCATCATTTTTACAAGCGAGAGATAAGCAGAGAAGTTGGTACCATCTTTCTGAAACGACCGAAAACAGTAGACTTAAATGAGGTGGTTGTTAAGGCTACAAAGGTGAAGTTCTATCATAAAGGCGACACGATTGTTTATAATGCCGACGCTTTCCAGTTAGGTGAAGGCTCTATGCTCGACGCCCTTATTCGTCAGTTGCCCGGTGCTGAGCTAAGCAAGGATGGACGCATATATGTTAATGGAAAGTTTGTTGAGAGTTTGCTTCTCAATGGAAAAGATTTTTTCCGTGGAGATAATACTGTTATGTTAGAGAATCTGCCTACTTATATGGTAAACCAAGTAAAGGTGTATGACCGTCTTGGTGAAAATAGTCGTTTTCTCGGGCAAGAGGTGGCAGGAGACAAGAAATACGTGATGGATGTTCAACTGAAAAAGCAATACAACATTGGATGGGTAGGTAATGTGGAAACTGGTGCAGGAACAAAAGAACGCTACTTGGCTCGTCTGTTTGCTATGCGGTTTACTGATCACTCCCGTTTGGCTGTCTATGGAAATATTAACAATCTAAACGACGACCGTAAGCCCGGTGAGAATGACAATTGGTCGCCTTCTGATCTTTTTGGTGGGTTGACGCAGCAACAGTTAGGAGGTCTTGACTATAATATAGATGCACGCAGTGGTAAGTATAAACTTAGTGGAAATGCACAGGTTAGGCATGCTGACAACACGATAGTGAATAACACTAATCGTACAAATTTCCTTGCTAACGGAGATACATACGACCGTATGGTAGCTAATAATAGAAATCACAATTTTACTTTCTCCACCGATCATCAGTTCTATTTTGAGTTTAAGAATGCCAACTTGAATATCAAGCCACGTTTTAACTACCAATATTATAACAATAAAAGCGGATATTCTTCGCTGACGCTTAATCGTAGTTTTACGTCTTTCTCAAAGGCACAGTTGGATAGTTTGTACACACCAATGATAGGTAGGGAGTTGATTCGTACAGCTATTAACAGAAATCTTCGCAATGGATTATCAATTGGACATTCTTTAGAAGGTTCGGTTTCGATGGAGTCGTTAATTAAGTTCAAGCACTCTCCCGACCATATCACCCTTTATGCTGATGCTTCTTTGAGGCATGCTACAGAGGATAGCTTTGACCGTAACCGAATTGATTATTATACCAACGGTCAGCAAAGTAATACAGACTTCCGCAATCGATATTTCAACAACCGTCCTGACCACGGCTACAGCATGACAGGTAAAGTGACTTACAGCTATTTAGTAAAGCGGGGCTTGTTCTTCGACTTTAGTTATAAATACAATCGGACTACCTCAAACCGATATTCTTCACTCTATCGTCTTGACCAGTTAGCAGATTGGGGAATTAATTCAGCGCGCGAGCTTGGAACACTTCCTTCTGTGGATGCTTATAACAGAGTAATGGATATTCATAATAGCTATGACAGCAGACAGACGGATAATACCCATACCCTCGGTGCCTTTCTTGTATGGAATAAGAAAACGACGAAGTCGGAGTGGTGGGCACAGCTTGTACCTAATTTATCGCTGCTTTCACGGACGATGCATTATCATAGTGGAAATGTAGATACGACTTTTACGAAACGTTCTATACTTTACAATATGTATAGTACGTTCATCAAATGGCGTAGTACTGATCACAAATATGAATTCATGCTTCAATATCATGTGGACGGGCAAGCTCCAGACATGAACCTGTTTGTAAACATCCTCAATACCACTGATCCATTAAACGTAACAATGGGTAATACCAACTTGAAACCATCCTATAAGCACGAACTTATATCACACTTCCTACGTATATATCCGAAAAAAGGTATGATGTGGTTAATAGAGGCTCAATATATCCCCACTGTTAACGCTATTGCTATGGGCTATACCTACGACAAGGCTACAGGACAGCGAACATTCAGACCAGACAATGTGAATGGTAATTGGCGAGGTCAGCTTGCTTTAGGTGGCGCTGGACCATTGACCAAAAATCGCAAGTTAGATTTTAAAGCTATGGCTGGATTAAGATATGAGAAGAGTGTCGACCTTATTGGTTTGGCAGGCACGTCTGCATCTAATAGGAGCATAGTAGAATCGGTAAACTACATTGGTGATTTACAGCTGAACTATAGGCTCGGGCAATCTTCCATTGGTTTCATTAGTAAAGGAAACTGGGCACATATCGATGGCACTCGTGAAGACTTTGAGGCATTTAATGTGAGTGATTTCAATTACGGTTTAACAGCACAATTACAGTTGCCATGGGATTTCCGACTTGGGACTGACCTGACAATGTACAATCGCCGAGGTTATTTAGATAAGTCGATGAATAGTGATGATTTGGTGTGGAACGCCCGTCTGTCACGATCATTCTTCAAAGGACAACTTACCTTATTGCTTGATGGCTTCGACATTCTTGGTCAACTGAATAATGTCACACGGACGATGAATGCACAAGGAATCACAGAAACTTACAGTAATGTTATTCCCCGCTACGTGATGCTACATGCCGTCTATCACTTCAATATTATTCCTAAGAAAAAATGA